Genomic DNA from Orcinus orca chromosome 6, mOrcOrc1.1, whole genome shotgun sequence:
ATCGCATGTTATATGCTCTATATCATGAGAATATAACAAGTCATAAACTTATCTTAAGTGAGCAGATTATTTTAAGCACCAGGGACATATTAAACAAAGCAATGATAGTTGTTATAGTGACAGGTATGCACAAAGGAATAAAAGCCATTATTTCATGTCCACTCAAAAGATacatagtttttaaagttttttttgatgtggacaatttttaaagtctttcttgaatttgttacaatattgcttgttttttttttatgtttgggttttgtggccctgaggcatgtgggatcttagctcccctacaAGGGATCGAactcacgccccctgcattggaaggagaagtcttaaccactggaccgccagggaagtccccagaagatATTGATATAATGCCATATTTGTGCCTTACTGAGCTCATAATTTTGTTATGCAAAAATTCTACCTCTGTGAATTAAAATAGGATCATCTTTTTAAGTATTGTGCAAAGCatacaaacacatttttaaattctacGAGCAAATGCAATATTCTCACAGATGTACCAAACACTAGATTGCAAATACCCATGGATCTCTAGGGGACATCAAAACAAAATGCAGTCAGTGCATTGGCACAGAAGATATTTATCAATATTAAGTAGAaagtaatatattaaatttaaatttacatcatgctgaaattaaaagcattttgATGCAGATTACAAATTTTTATGCAATTTATCCATATAAGATGACATTTTGAAGTAGTGAATAAAACTCTCCAATGAAAAACCctgattatatatataaagctgaatGCTTTATCTATGAAGCCTTAAGGGTCTTCTAACCCCTTGCTTAAAACatatgagaggaaaaaaatatcttgaaaattgAGATTAATTTCTTAACATACTTACTAGGTCATAAGATATTGCCAATAAGCTACATCTTACTGAGGTTAGAGATCAACGTGAAGCAGCCTTGGCTGACATGTCCGAAGCATCAGATACTTGTTATTATACCCGCCATTTTAAAGTCTGACGCTCATCTGGTCTCCCTGTCACCACCGTCCTCTGCTTTTctgcccctccttctctccttcctttgttGACTCCACACTCTCATCTTAGGGAATTGGTGTTCCTCAACGATCTATGCTAGTCCCACACTTCATCCTCTCTGCACATATAGTCTCAACCTCCCAAATAGTTCCAAACGTCCTCTCTATGATTGTTGACTTCCATATGCATGTCTTTACCCAGGGTCACATCTCCAAACAAATGTCATTAGCTCCAAACCCTCATATTTACCTGCTACCCTAGATGATCTCCACACATGGCCAAACTTGACCAGCATGTAATTACCTGGCAAACTCCTGCAGACCCCTGGGATGCCAGCTTACCAACTGCTCTTGCAGATGCTTTCCCTGATCCATGCAAGCCCACATACTCTCAAGAACCTGTACTTTCCCTGTCACAGCATTAGCATTCCTTTCATTGAACACCTAGTTACCCATATCCCCACCAGACTGCAAGCTCTGTGACAGCAGGCAATGTGTCTACTATTTTCATTGCACCTGGCACCCACCACAGTGCCAACAATACAAGGGATAGTCACACTTCTTTGTTGAAGTTTAAATTCCATGATTCTATAATGTATTTCACAGTTTATTGATCATGCAACTGCTGAAACTGAATCAGCAACCATTAGACATGCTTTCTCCGAGAAAGAACAAGTAAAAGAGAATAGCTCCAGCTGCTATAACCTGTCATAATGCCTTGTGCATCTCCCTCATAACCTAGAAAGGGTTTCAAGAGAATTTTTTACTCTTTAATGCCTGTCTTCTCTGACAGAGTGCTCCATTAAGAAAGTAATATCTTTGTTTTATCtaccaatatattaaaaaacacaagtaaaatcctgaaagcagagatacttcaaaatattttaagaaccaatgaaatgaataaaacGATTTATGTTCCTGTTGGATTTTAAGGCAGATTAAAGGTTTAAGGACACTCTGATTTTCTTTAAGAGCATGAGTTAAACCTAACACTTAAAATATACCTTTTGTACCcccaaagcaaatgaaaacaagaCACAAAGCTGACCATATCATAATATGAAGAATAAATTTGGTAAATATAACAATCATCATAGAGAAATAAATTCTaattattacaaattaaaaataaattttctctccATTCAAAAGTATTGTTCCACTTACTGTTGAAAAACAATGTCCTGAGATGACTCGATGTATTTACAACTGAATCAGAAGAAAAGTCATTGAAGGGAGTGAATATGGACGCGCTAGAGGCCACCTCTAAGCAGAGAAGACTCCATTGTAGAAGATTGGGTCCAGGTCTCCTTTTCCCACTCCTGGGTTCTCTGAGGTTGAACGTACAGGGAAAGCACACTCTGATTTTCACGCCTTAACTTCCACTCTCATATTGTCCTGGGCACAGCAGCTGTGGACTTTCTTTTCAGATCGAGCCTGGTCCTTTGGAAGTTCTTCAAAGTCAGGCTGGAGTCCTCATTGCCCAGCAGGgtctttttctctccatctcctgcACCAAACTAGTCTCCAGGTCTGCCCACTGTTGATCAAGCCCACTGAGGAATTTCAGCTCTTTGTGCTGAAGACGATGGAGAAGTGCTGTATCGTCTCATGGAGAATGAGGCGGCCTGAGCGTTTGGGAACTGGCTGTCAGCCAGCTGGTGCTGATGGGACCTGAAAACCTCCTTGTCCTTCAGGCAGGAAAACAAAGAAGATTCTCCCTGTTAGGGGCAGGACTGTGAGGGtctcctgctttggcaggctGTGGTTCTGGGCCAGGTGACAGCTAAGGGTGCAGACAGGGCTGGAGAACATCATCCTGGGTGTCCTCAGTGAGGAGGGTGGCAGGCCCCGGTGAGCCTGGTGATGCAGGTGTCTGGCTGTGGGAGCCTGTATCCAGCTGCTGTGGGTACCTGCCTGCAAAGGAGATTCTTAAATAAGCCATTTATGGGCAACATAGAATGTCACAACTTCAATTCTTTTATTACACTGGAAATTAAACACATTCCTGGAACATGAAAGAGTATCAATCCAATAGGATGTATTCATCTAAATGAGACCCAAGGTTGAAATAAAAACCTGAGTCTCAATATAtctctttttcagttctaatacGAATACTTAGAGGTTTGACCCTGTACTCTGTTTTGCCACTTCTTAAATTGCACCAAAATACAACTAGCCTCACCTCTCTGCATTCTCCTCTAAAGGGACTCATACCTCAGATTTAAATTCTTCCACATTTCTTTACAGGACCATAGCTCACATTTTCTGAAAGTTTACAGATAATGGTGacataaaaatgaacaacaaGGGTGAATTCATGCAGTTCTCTTCATTCTGTCACCAGAAATGTTCTGACTGCGTATATATGTGACAATGCGCTTGGCAATGTGGATTCCAGGAAAGTGAGGCAGGGATGGTGACTGCCCTCCAGGGAGCAGGGAGGACAGACTTTAGAGGCAGGATTAGGATGAAGGAAGCACCACGGGCTCAGTGCAGCTGAGGGCCAGTGCTCAGAGCTGATGAAGAGGAGGGCCTGGGAGCAGCAGAAGGCTCCACTCTGACAAAAATCTGGGGCTCCTGAATTTAAATGACATCagattttcatttcatcttttaaaaaatggagacacCGTTAGTTGTGGTCACACAAGACATTGCcgagatcaaataaaataaagtttgcaAAGTACAGGCTGAGAATTTGAACAGAGTGAATGATAGAAGGCTTTTGTATTAATATAACAAATGGAAACCTCTATAGTCCACCCTCAGCCCAGCCAAGAGAAGCTCTGACTACAGGTTCCTTAACACTCAGCGGTCTGCATGTTGAGGCCCCCAAATGCAAACTCTAGGAGAGGGATTGCCTGTAGGCCTGCGAAGGAGTAGAGACCTAGTCTCCACCCTTAGAGCAGTGCCCCGTACATTAAGGAGAGAAATCCTACGGCACCTGAGGCTCTTTGCAGCATCTAAGAAAGTGTTTTGACCTCCtccccacaagaaaaaaaaaaaaagcctgctctGTGACTAGTATAAATGAGATAAATAGTCCTTTTCCTCACCTTATTTTGTTTCAGACCACCTCTGGTGTTAATTTTTAAGACACAgattaaattatactttaaaaagaaacacataacctcagagaaaaagatcagatttgtggttaccatagcCAAGGGGGTGTGAGTTGAGAAAAtcagatgaaggcagtcaaaagggttttttcttcctttaaaaaaagacattaaaataatgtTGTAGAGACCAGGAAAAtggtaagaaatatatatatgagggAGAGATGATGAGAATTAAAGCATTCCTAGATTTTCAGCCATGGAACAGCACAATACTCTAATTCAAAAGCTATTTCCTGGGTTAGCATTAGGGCAACGTTAAGCTAGTACTTCTCTTAAGCACGAATGGTAAGAAGGCACCAAATCTAAGTCATCAAGGTAAAGGATGTTTtaatgcaacattttaaaatgaaaattaataccaAAATATGCACgaggaacaaaatataaaaattttaagtaaagaaatGAAGCTGACCTCCATTTGCATGGCCCTGACAGTCTTACAAAGTAAGCCTTCATGATGTAAATGAAATCTGGGCAAATTCCACTTGTGTATAAAATTCctactaaagaaaaatgaaaaagtctgaCCTGCTAAACGTCCTCAATTGCTTGTACACACCAACTCTTCTTTCTAACCTTATAGTCAAGGTGAGGTCCTGGGAAAGACATTTCAGGAACATGAGTTAAAAATCAGTTAAGACTATCACGGGGTCATTAGAAATTGTCAAACATGGTAATTCCCtcaattaaaaacaagcaaaaaagtaATCTTGACAATATGAGTTAATGAGTTGGCTTCCATTAAAGatagaaaagtaaaactatattaAATACTTGGGGCTTcgcaggtggcgcagtggttaagaatccgcctgccaactcaggggacacgggttcgagccctggtctaggaagatcccacatgccgtggatcaaCCAAGTCCATGTGCTGctaccactgagcctgtgctctggaacccgcgagccacgaccactgaagcctgcgcacctagagcctgtgctcctcaacaagagaagccaccacaatgagaagcctgcacaccgcaatgaagactgaacccagcctaaaataaatagacaaataattAATTATATGAAATACTTACTTTAGTATAAAGACAATATagtttaaataaagtttaataaaatgctatattttaatatgaaaatatattttaatattctacgcttaatattgaaaatattttaacataaatttataaaaatatcaaacatttaaaatatttaatttaaatatcatatgaattaagttaaatataaaattaattttaaaatgtaaaaaaaggctgtgaatttttttaatattcctacTTTTCAGATACTCAATACTTTCTCCCTCACTTTAACGCTGTATCCTTGAAAGACTCCATGAAGTCCCAGAGAATCTACAGGGGCGCTCAGCTCCCGCGTCCTCGGCCCCGGTGGTGGCCGCGCGCCGACTCACCCCTCAGGGCGTCCCCAACACCGTCCTGTCGTCCCATCGCCGCCGCCGCGTTCCCCTTTCTCTGGGCCTTCGCTGTCTCGCGCCAGAAACGAGCCCGAATCGGAAAAATCGGCTCCCTTTTCTCTGCGGCTGGGGATCGCTCTGATTCCCCACCTCAGACCGCTCAGAAAAAGGCTTCTTTCCCAAAAATTGCCTCGCTCAAGtttctgtgagaaaataaagcGCAAAACTCAGGGGAAGCCTGAAAATGCAAAGTTCTTGTTCCCAGCCACACAAAAATTCTCTGGCGAGGCCGCGACAAGGCTTCCTCTTCAACACTCAGCACCGAGAAAACCAAGGTGTTTCGCGCACTATGCTGATTGTTAAAGCAGCCTCAGGGACTACTTTTCGCCCTGTCTCTCGAGCTGCAGGAGACAGCTGCAGAAGGCAAACTTAATCGTCGGCGTTTCCCAAACAAACTCTGCGCCCTCTACCGGCCGCCTAGGGAAGGACGCTGTCCACAGTTCCAGGGAAGGAAGCTTCCCTCCAATTAATTGTTTGGCGGTGCCCACGCCTCTCCTGGCGGCCGTCTAGTGAATCACCCTTTCTTAATGGCCCAGATCTATTTGCTAGTGGCAGGAGTGCTGCTCTGCTCTATCCCTGCTTACTCTCTTGGCTGGAACTTGCCTAGAAGCCATAGCCAGGAAAACAAGGACGTCTTCCAACATTTGGAACAGTTGCAAAGAATCCCCTCTCAGTGGTGCCTAAAGGACAGAACCGACTTCAAATTTCCTTGGAAAAATTTGATTGAGTCACCCAATCCAGGTGACTCAAGGCACCTGTCACCACCATCTGATGCTCCAGCAGATCTTCAACCTCTTCACCACAGAGGACAGCCGTGCTGCCTGGAACAACACCCTCCTCGATAAACTTCTCTCTAGCCTTCATCTGAGGCTGCACCGACTGGAGCAGATGAAAAAAGACAATCTGGATTGTCGAGATTTGGGACGTGCTGCCCGGGAGTATTTCCATGGAATCCATGTCTATCTGAAGGCAAAGGAATACAGCCCCTGTGCCTGGGAGGTTGTCAGAGTGGAAATTAAAAGGTGCCTTTCCCTTATGTAAGAATCCTCAAAGAAATGTCAacaaatacagaatattttttatactCGTGACACTTCTCATTCAATTACATTAGTGTTCAAGTCCAAAGCAATCTCGACTTGTGTTTCCTCACAGGCTGaaaaatgtctgaaaagaaaatcatgattttaaaaaaggttttgacaGAACACAATCTCTTTTCttgtataaataattttataacgtAATTTAAAAGATCACTTTAAGTTTTGGGAGAGGTATTTGCTATTTTCAACACATGAAGTATAGAAAGGTTTTTTGGATAGTGTGGTGTTAAAGATATTTGTCAGTTAACTTAATGCTGACTGCTGTAACGGGTAAAGAGAATGCTGTCAGGAATTTGATCATAATAGAATCTTATCTTTCCCTGGTATAAGAACACAAGGCAGGCATTCCTGATCAGATGGATGTTCTAAGTTGCTCTCCAAAGAGTGATTCGGGGACATGGGTACCCCCTGTTTTGTGGATTTTTCCATCATCAACAGGTGACTGCAAATTTTTCTGCAGTATTTGAGTCTATTCCACTCAGTGGTAAAGGGAAAAAGTCCGGTGCATCACATGGGACGTTTTCAAGGGCCAGGACTATACAGGGCAAGAGCCCTTCTGCTCACATTACATGGCCTGGATTTATCCTCGTGGAAATCTCACTGCAAAGAAGTTGGGAAATTATTGGATGATTAATAGATGAGGAGACAAGTTCAGTGCATAAGACCACTTTTCATCTTTACACTATTTGTCCTAATGAAGTtctgggtggggtggaggggaacaAGTAATGTTCTTGCTTGCACACACTTCATTAAAAAACAATCTGACCCACAGAGAAAGAgacatatcatttatatgtggaatctaaaaaaaaggatacaaatgaacttagttacaatATAGAAACGGACCCACAGACTAACagaagaaacttatggttaccaggggggaagggtgggggagggatagttggggagtttgggattgacatgtacacactgctatatttggGATGGATggccaacagggacctactgtgtagcacagggaactctgctcaatattatgtggcaacctagatgggaggggagtttgagaAAGAATGGATGCATGAATGTGtgtggctgaatcactttgctgtacacttgaggctagcacagcattgttaatcaaatatactcccgtataaaataaaaagttaaaaaatatctcATCCTCTAGTTCtgccttaaaagaaagaaaagagtcaagTTTGAATATTTATTCTCAGACTCAGTGGTATTATGATTTCAGGTATATTTATTGTTCATTtgctgaaataaagaaaatttaaaaaaagaaacaaacccacaATCAGACCCAAATTCTTATTTCACAAGTTCAGCTTGGGGAAGATCACACGGATGTCACTCAGAGTTCACAGCATCATAGACTGTTGGATCACAGCATCATAGACTGTTGGAAAGAAGCATTCAAATTGATGCCCAAAGGCATAGCCTACAAGGAAAATATCCACAAATGTAGACACAAGTTGCTTCCTTATTGCCTGAGGGAGACGAGAAAAGTATGATCAGGCAGCTCCTTGTAAGTACTTGAGGATGACTGAGGAAAAAATGGAGAGCGACTCTTCCATTTGCGTCCAGGCCCATGATTCTCATCCTGATCTTCTAAGTATTGAAAATGCAaacttgaagaagaaaatattcctgcaaatgatctttaaaaaaatatctcacACAATATTCCATTATCACTTCCCTTGTAGAACCATGAAGAATTTCCAAAGTCTCTGTAGATTATCATCCTCTCATACCATATCTATCTAATATATGTTGGTATTGTTCCTTCTCCTATTACTATCATCACTGGTCCCTTCATGAGTATGCATTGAGCTCCTGAAATGCTGGGACTGGACTAGCTGTCTAGGAAACGGGGTTGGGTAAGATGGTACCTCTTGCTTTAGGTATTTTACAGACTTCTGGGAGGTATTCTAAGGACACAATAGGTCAGGTCATGTCTTACTACTTGGGCTTCTTCAACAAAAGAGCATAGACTGGGTAGTTTGTAAAGAGCAGAAATGTATTGCTCACAGTTCTAGAGTCTGGAAATCCAAGATCTGGGTGTCTGCGTGGTCcagttctggtgagagcctgcttcagGTCTCACACTGCAGAGTTCTCCTTGTATCATCATACAGCAGGAGAGGGAGGCATTTATCTCCGACCTCTttgataagggcactaattccatcgtGAGGCCTCCATCTTCACACCCTAATCAAGTCCCAAAGGGCCCGCCACctgataccatcactttgggggtttgGACTTCCAAATACGAATTTTGTGGGGACAAAAACATTCAGACCACAAAGGGCATTGAAGACTACATGTCTTGGCATCCAGAAGAgagaatatattcatgtaaataAAGAAGAATGAGCCATTTACCAGGCCAAAAGAGCAGACCGAGGACTCAGAATCCAAACTCTTGATTTCCAACCTGCAGTAATGCTTTAATTATTATGTGTCAAAATTTGGAAATCAAACTGAAATGGACCCCATCGTCCCTTGAAAGGGAATGAAGACACAGGATGAACATGATCATTCATCAGTCTTTGTGAGGAGTCTCCAAAGAATCTCAGTAAGAGTAACGTGGTTAATTGTCTGGTTGCTGTGACCTGTGTGAATCAGGGAGAATTTGAGTTCAGATACGTGGCTCTGTATGTGACATCAAGCTGGTTATTTTCTGTCATGACCTAGTAGAGGACAAATTAGCAACGAGGCCATCCTCCTGAGTTTAATAGAGTGCCGGGCAACGGCTGAAAATTGTGCTGCTCTTACAACTTGAATCCCCAGAGCCATAGGCACCTTAAAGGAAAGAGAATCCTAGTGGTTTTAGCAACAAACTCAGTAGGCATGACTGATACCAGTAGGAGTAGAGTGGGAATACCAGCCACTGTCTATTATAATCCCAGCAAATACGACCGTGATAAAGGAAAATAGCTTGGTCATTCGTAACTGCCTTCCAGTGGGAGGAGACCATCTGAGAAACTGCTTTAGTTAAAAGTACCTGTTGCGTGATTACACTGGGCCTGGTGCCGAGGATACCACAGAGAATACGACAGAGTCCAGTTGCTACAGAGCTGATTTGCCACAGATAGTCACATACCTATTATTTATTGAAAGATCGGAATTAGAGGGGGCTGAGGCCACAGAACATCCActgcaaaataaaagaattcatgATCAGAGTTGAAAGTGAATTCTTTCCATGATCCCAATCAACATTTATCCAGTTCTCAATTAATTACaaagatggttttcttttgtttgaaaagaATAGGCTTGGATTGGAACCTCTGACAGTCCTTTGGGGAATCTGAAATTCAAtgcaaaaatacagagaaagattCAAATCGATGATGATTCCTAAATCATCTGGGAGCAGATCGCTCCCACGGGTGCAAACATTAGTTCTTAGGGGTGCGAACAAATCTTAGCTACTACAATGGTGGGTGGCACTCCAAAGCTCAACCCTATCCAACCCTATCCTTTgtactcatttttctctttgggttttcTTGTGTATGAGACGAGAGGCATTGACATTGAGTGCATGGAAGATACACAATATGCAGGATCAGTGCTACAAGCCATGGTGGCTTGATGTTTCATTACAGGACTTTCTCTCCATCATATGATTGAACTCAAAGTCATAATGTGAGAGGTGCCCTCTGCTTACTTATGAGCTGTCCTTGTCTGTCTTGTGGATTTTGCTTATGTTTGAGCCTCAGTGTGATGTGGGCATCGGGAATTAAGCACAAATaggttgtattttattatttaattctaaaaaagTTATCTAGGAGATCAATAATTACGTCTAGTCCTAAAGAGAAAAAGTTGTTGACAATATCTAGCATCTAGTGAAGTTAGAAATCATTTTATGATATGAATCAAAactaaaaattacttaaaaataaatgttaagaaaatcatttaaattgtCAATGGTTTTAGCAGTtttgatagatttttaaatatatctatacATTGGTATTCTTATGAAGTATttgtataaatttttattgaatatgtaATTTGATACATTCCTATTTATTAAGTAAATGTATTACATTAAAAGTCATTCTGCGCACTTAACCAAAATGTTAAATTAATTGCAGTAGCTTTTACAGTTAATTTTTAGCCTAATTTTTTTTGTCATACTCACCCCTGCAtcgaataaaaagaaaaaacttttcactttctttttctatttataaagtaGAGATACGCATGGAGTACATATTGATGTACCCAGTATATCTGTGTATCAAAATTTCATAGGGGggccatatggaaaaaaatatctagaaaggtTCTGTGGGCAGGAGAAGGGGAGGCAAGGATGAAAAACAgtggttgagaaacactgccctAACCTATCTGGAGagtgcaaaatgaaaagcaaaaacagaagtaGAAGGTAAGAGGGAACAttcagaaaatggaaaccaaTTCGCTCCCATTTAAGACCCAGGCCTGAAGGAAGGTCTTCAGAGAACCTAGAGAGCAGGGTTCACAGAGTCCCCACCTCAGCCAGGCCGGCAGCATCTGCAGGGTCCCCGATGGCCCCAACCGTGTCCTTACTCCTGGCCCTGGTGCTGCTCAGCTGCCACTCCAACTGCTCTCTGGGCTGCGACCTGCCTCAGACCCACAGCCTGGCTAACACGAGGGCCCTGATGCTCCTGCAACAGATGAGGAGAAtctcccccttctcctgcctGAAGGACAGAAATGACTTTGGATTCCCCCAGGAGGCGTTTGGAGGCAACCAGTTCCAGAAGGCTCAAGCCATCGCTGTCGTCCATGAGATGATCCAGCAGACCTTCCAGCTCTTCAGCACAGAGGGCTCGGCTGCCGCTTGGGATGAGACCCTCCTGGACAAGTTCTGCACTGCACTTTATCAGCAGCTCACTGACCTGCAAGCCTGTCTGATGCAGGAGGCGGGGCTGGAAGGGACTCCCCTGCTGAAGGAGGACTCCATCCTGGCTGTGAGGAAATACTTCCACAGAATCACTGTCTATCTGCAAGAGAAGAAGTACAGCCCTTGTGCCTGGGAGATTGTCAGAGCAGAAGTCATGAGATCCTTCTCTTCATCAACAAACTTGCAAGAAAGACTC
This window encodes:
- the LOC125964699 gene encoding interferon alpha-1-like — encoded protein: MAPTVSLLLALVLLSCHSNCSLGCDLPQTHSLANTRALMLLQQMRRISPFSCLKDRNDFGFPQEAFGGNQFQKAQAIAVVHEMIQQTFQLFSTEGSAAAWDETLLDKFCTALYQQLTDLQACLMQEAGLEGTPLLKEDSILAVRKYFHRITVYLQEKKYSPCAWEIVRAEVMRSFSSSTNLQERLRRKE